Proteins encoded by one window of Ictidomys tridecemlineatus isolate mIctTri1 chromosome 7, mIctTri1.hap1, whole genome shotgun sequence:
- the Slc33a2 gene encoding major facilitator superfamily domain-containing protein 3 isoform X3, whose translation MPCQTPPGPCSRPEPARALLTLTMHGKLLPLASLYLVQGLPYGLQSSLLPILLRARGLSLTRVGLAKGLYAPWLFKLAWAPLVDRRGSPRTWLTLSTAALGLVCGLLAALPPNQASQDALPATVMGLLLLLNLGAAVQDVALDTLAVQLLDPAELGPGNTVQVVAYKLGAALAGGGLLVLWPTLSWPLVFVLLAATYWLAAALAWTAPALHQLPWPQPSEHTPHLQDLLAAPETLWTAGFVLTYKLGEQGAGSLFPLLLLDHGASAPELGLWNGLGAVACSITGSSLGGALLARRWEPLLLLRSVLQLRLGGLACQTALLFYLDTPGAGVGPDTLLRGAALLSLCLQHFLGGLVTTATFTVMMHCSQLAPRALQISELC comes from the exons ATGCCGTGTCAGACCCCACCGGGGCCTTGCTCCCGGCCTGAGCCCGCCCGGGCCCTTCTGACACTGACCATGCACGGAAAGCTGCTGCCGCTGGCCAGTCTCTACTTGGTGCAGGGCCTGCCCTATGGGCTGCAGTCGAGCCTGCTGCCGATCCTGCTGCGGGCCCGCGGCCTCTCCCTGACGCGCGTGGGTCTAGCCAAAGGTCTGTATGCACCATGGCTGTTCAAGCTGGCGTGGGCCCCACTGGTGGACAGACGGGGCTCCCCGCGGACCTGGCTGACGCTCAGCACAGCGGCTCTAGGCCTAGTATGTGGGCTGCTGGCCGCACTGCCTCCCAACCAAGCCAGCCAGGACGCGCTGCCCGCCACCGTGATGgggctgctgctgttgctgaACCTTGGTGCGGCTGTGCAGGACGTAGCCCTGGATACACTGGCCGTCCAGCTCCTGGATCCAGCCGAGCTGGGACCCGGCAACACCGTGCAGGTGGTCGCTTACAAGCTGGGGGCAGCGCTGGCTGGGGGCGGACTGCTGGTTCTCTGGCCCACTCTATCTTGGCCACTGGTCTTTGTGCTCCTGGCTGCCACCTACTGGCTGGCCGCTGCACTGGCCTGGACTGCACCAGCGCTGCACCAGCTACCATGGCCTCAGCCCTCAGAGCACACCCCACACCTGCAGGATTTGCTGGCTGCTCCTGAGACCCTGTGGACAGCAGGCTTTGTGCTCACCTACAAGCTGG GTGAGCAGGGCGCTGGCAGCCTATTTCCGCTCCTCCTACTGGACCATGGTGCTTCTGCCCCAGAGCTGGGACTCTGGAATGGCTTGGGTGCTGTGGCCTGCTCTATCACTGGATCCTCCTTGGGTGGAGCCCTACTGGCCAGGCGTTG ggaGCCACTCCTTCTGTTGAGGTCAGTGTTGCAGCTCCGCCTTGGGGGCTTGGCCTGCCAGACTGCCCTGCTCTTCTACCTGGACACTCCAGGGGCCGGTGTGGGCCCTGACACACTCCTAAGAG GAGCAGCCTTGCTGAGCCTGTGTCTACAGCACTTCCTGGGGGGCCTGGTCACCACTGCCACCTTCACTGTGATGATGCATTGCAGCCAGCTGGCACCCAGGGCCCTTCAG ATTTCGGAACTGTGTTGA
- the Slc33a2 gene encoding major facilitator superfamily domain-containing protein 3 isoform X2, translating into MPCQTPPGPCSRPEPARALLTLTMHGKLLPLASLYLVQGLPYGLQSSLLPILLRARGLSLTRVGLAKGLYAPWLFKLAWAPLVDRRGSPRTWLTLSTAALGLVCGLLAALPPNQASQDALPATVMGLLLLLNLGAAVQDVALDTLAVQLLDPAELGPGNTVQVVAYKLGAALAGGGLLVLWPTLSWPLVFVLLAATYWLAAALAWTAPALHQLPWPQPSEHTPHLQDLLAAPETLWTAGFVLTYKLGEQGAGSLFPLLLLDHGASAPELGLWNGLGAVACSITGSSLGGALLARRWEPLLLLRSVLQLRLGGLACQTALLFYLDTPGAGVGPDTLLRGAALLSLCLQHFLGGLVTTATFTVMMHCSQLAPRALQCPFWTSAWHPAPWPELGGRTVNKAECAFSLNVSAVCEAQLSSD; encoded by the exons ATGCCGTGTCAGACCCCACCGGGGCCTTGCTCCCGGCCTGAGCCCGCCCGGGCCCTTCTGACACTGACCATGCACGGAAAGCTGCTGCCGCTGGCCAGTCTCTACTTGGTGCAGGGCCTGCCCTATGGGCTGCAGTCGAGCCTGCTGCCGATCCTGCTGCGGGCCCGCGGCCTCTCCCTGACGCGCGTGGGTCTAGCCAAAGGTCTGTATGCACCATGGCTGTTCAAGCTGGCGTGGGCCCCACTGGTGGACAGACGGGGCTCCCCGCGGACCTGGCTGACGCTCAGCACAGCGGCTCTAGGCCTAGTATGTGGGCTGCTGGCCGCACTGCCTCCCAACCAAGCCAGCCAGGACGCGCTGCCCGCCACCGTGATGgggctgctgctgttgctgaACCTTGGTGCGGCTGTGCAGGACGTAGCCCTGGATACACTGGCCGTCCAGCTCCTGGATCCAGCCGAGCTGGGACCCGGCAACACCGTGCAGGTGGTCGCTTACAAGCTGGGGGCAGCGCTGGCTGGGGGCGGACTGCTGGTTCTCTGGCCCACTCTATCTTGGCCACTGGTCTTTGTGCTCCTGGCTGCCACCTACTGGCTGGCCGCTGCACTGGCCTGGACTGCACCAGCGCTGCACCAGCTACCATGGCCTCAGCCCTCAGAGCACACCCCACACCTGCAGGATTTGCTGGCTGCTCCTGAGACCCTGTGGACAGCAGGCTTTGTGCTCACCTACAAGCTGG GTGAGCAGGGCGCTGGCAGCCTATTTCCGCTCCTCCTACTGGACCATGGTGCTTCTGCCCCAGAGCTGGGACTCTGGAATGGCTTGGGTGCTGTGGCCTGCTCTATCACTGGATCCTCCTTGGGTGGAGCCCTACTGGCCAGGCGTTG ggaGCCACTCCTTCTGTTGAGGTCAGTGTTGCAGCTCCGCCTTGGGGGCTTGGCCTGCCAGACTGCCCTGCTCTTCTACCTGGACACTCCAGGGGCCGGTGTGGGCCCTGACACACTCCTAAGAG GAGCAGCCTTGCTGAGCCTGTGTCTACAGCACTTCCTGGGGGGCCTGGTCACCACTGCCACCTTCACTGTGATGATGCATTGCAGCCAGCTGGCACCCAGGGCCCTTCAG TGCCCCTTTTGGACCTCAGCCTGGCACCCAGCACCCTGGCCTGAACTGGGCGGTAGGACTGTCAATAAAGCCGAGTGTGCCTTTAGCCTGAATGTGTCTGCAGTATGTGAGGCACAGTTGTCCTCAGACTAA
- the Slc33a2 gene encoding major facilitator superfamily domain-containing protein 3 isoform X1 has translation MPCQTPPGPCSRPEPARALLTLTMHGKLLPLASLYLVQGLPYGLQSSLLPILLRARGLSLTRVGLAKGLYAPWLFKLAWAPLVDRRGSPRTWLTLSTAALGLVCGLLAALPPNQASQDALPATVMGLLLLLNLGAAVQDVALDTLAVQLLDPAELGPGNTVQVVAYKLGAALAGGGLLVLWPTLSWPLVFVLLAATYWLAAALAWTAPALHQLPWPQPSEHTPHLQDLLAAPETLWTAGFVLTYKLGEQGAGSLFPLLLLDHGASAPELGLWNGLGAVACSITGSSLGGALLARRWEPLLLLRSVLQLRLGGLACQTALLFYLDTPGAGVGPDTLLRGAALLSLCLQHFLGGLVTTATFTVMMHCSQLAPRALQATHYSLLATLELLGKLLMGALAGMLADGLGPHSCFTVFLVLSAVPLLDLSLAPSTLA, from the exons ATGCCGTGTCAGACCCCACCGGGGCCTTGCTCCCGGCCTGAGCCCGCCCGGGCCCTTCTGACACTGACCATGCACGGAAAGCTGCTGCCGCTGGCCAGTCTCTACTTGGTGCAGGGCCTGCCCTATGGGCTGCAGTCGAGCCTGCTGCCGATCCTGCTGCGGGCCCGCGGCCTCTCCCTGACGCGCGTGGGTCTAGCCAAAGGTCTGTATGCACCATGGCTGTTCAAGCTGGCGTGGGCCCCACTGGTGGACAGACGGGGCTCCCCGCGGACCTGGCTGACGCTCAGCACAGCGGCTCTAGGCCTAGTATGTGGGCTGCTGGCCGCACTGCCTCCCAACCAAGCCAGCCAGGACGCGCTGCCCGCCACCGTGATGgggctgctgctgttgctgaACCTTGGTGCGGCTGTGCAGGACGTAGCCCTGGATACACTGGCCGTCCAGCTCCTGGATCCAGCCGAGCTGGGACCCGGCAACACCGTGCAGGTGGTCGCTTACAAGCTGGGGGCAGCGCTGGCTGGGGGCGGACTGCTGGTTCTCTGGCCCACTCTATCTTGGCCACTGGTCTTTGTGCTCCTGGCTGCCACCTACTGGCTGGCCGCTGCACTGGCCTGGACTGCACCAGCGCTGCACCAGCTACCATGGCCTCAGCCCTCAGAGCACACCCCACACCTGCAGGATTTGCTGGCTGCTCCTGAGACCCTGTGGACAGCAGGCTTTGTGCTCACCTACAAGCTGG GTGAGCAGGGCGCTGGCAGCCTATTTCCGCTCCTCCTACTGGACCATGGTGCTTCTGCCCCAGAGCTGGGACTCTGGAATGGCTTGGGTGCTGTGGCCTGCTCTATCACTGGATCCTCCTTGGGTGGAGCCCTACTGGCCAGGCGTTG ggaGCCACTCCTTCTGTTGAGGTCAGTGTTGCAGCTCCGCCTTGGGGGCTTGGCCTGCCAGACTGCCCTGCTCTTCTACCTGGACACTCCAGGGGCCGGTGTGGGCCCTGACACACTCCTAAGAG GAGCAGCCTTGCTGAGCCTGTGTCTACAGCACTTCCTGGGGGGCCTGGTCACCACTGCCACCTTCACTGTGATGATGCATTGCAGCCAGCTGGCACCCAGGGCCCTTCAG GCAACGCACTATAGCCTCCTGGCCactctggagctgctgggcaAGTTGTTGATGGGTGCCCTGGCTGGAATGCTGGCTGATGGTTTGGGCCCACATTCCTGCTTCACCGTCTTTCTTGTGCTCTCAGCAGTGCCCCTTTTGGACCTCAGCCTGGCACCCAGCACCCTGGCCTGA
- the Gpt gene encoding alanine aminotransferase 1 isoform X3 yields MGQRPITFFRQVLALCVHPDLLNSPDFPEDAKRRAQRILQACGGHSLGAYSISSGIQLIREDVARYIERRDGGIPADPNNIFLSTGASGAIVTVLKLLVAGEGRRRTGVLIPVPQYPLYSATLAELDAVQVDYYLDEERTWALDVAELRRRLSQARDHCCPRALCVINPGNPTGQVQTRECIEAVIRFAFEEGLFLLADEVYQDNVYAEGSQFYSFKKVLTEMGPPYSTQQELASFHSASKGYMGECGFRGGYVEVVNMDPEVQRQMLKLMSVRLCPPVPGQALLDMVVSPPAPSDPSFAQFQEERQMVLAELAAKAKLTEQVFNETPGIRCNPVQGAMYSFPRVQLPPRAVQLAQELGLAPDMFFCQRLLEETGICVVPGSGFGQLEGTYHFRMTILPPMEKLRLLLEKLSRFHAKFTREYS; encoded by the exons ATGGGGCAGAGGCCCATCACTTTCTTCCGCCAG GTCTTGGCCCTCTGTGTCCACCCAGATCTCCTGAACAGCCCTGACTTCCCTGAGGATGCCAAACGAAGGGCTCAGCGCATCTTGCAGGCGTGCGGGGGCCACAGCCTGG GGGCCTATAGCATCAGCTCTGGCATCCAGCTGATCCGTGAGGATGTTGCCCGGTACATCGAGAGGCGAGATGGAGGCATCCCTGCTGACCCCAACAACATCTTCCTGTCCACGGGTGCCAGTGGTGCCATCGTG ACGGTGCTGAAGCTGCTGGTGGCTGGGGAGGGCCGCCGGCGTACAGGCGTGCTCATCCCTGTCCCGCAGTACCCACTCTACTCGGCCACTCTGGCGGAACTGGACGCGGTGCAGGTGGACTACTACCTGGATGAGGAGCGCACTTGGGCACTCGATGTGGCTGAGCTGCGGCGCAGGCTGTCTCAAGCACGTGACCACTGCTGCCCACGAGCGCTCTGCGTGATCAACCCCGGCAACCCCACCG GGCAGGTGCAGACCCGGGAGTGCATCGAGGCCGTGATCCGCTTCGCGTTCGAAGAGGGACTCTTTCTGCTGGCTGATGAG GTGTACCAGGACAACGTGTACGCAGAGGGCTCGCAGTTCTACTCCTTCAAGAAGGTGCTCACCGAGATGGGCCCACCGTACTCTACGCAGCAGGAGCTTGCCTCCTTCCACTCAGCCTCCAAGGGCTACATGGGCGA GTGCGGGTTCCGCGGTGGCTACGTGGAGGTGGTGAACATGGACCCTGAAGTGCAGCGGCAGATGCTGAAGCTGATGAGTGTGCGGCTGTGCCCGCCTGTGCCGGGCCAGGCCCTGCTGGACATGGTGGTCAGCCCGCCAGCACCCTCTGACCCCTCCTTTGCGCAGTTCCAGGAG GAGAGGCAAATGGTGCTAGCTGAGCTGGCAGCCAAGGCCAAGCTCACGGAGCAGGTCTTCAATGAAACTCCTGGCATCAGATGCAACCCAGTGCAGGGTGCCATGTACTCCTTCCCTCGAGTGCAGCTGCCCCCCCGGGCGGTCCAGCTTGCTCAG GAGCTCGGCCTGGCCCCAGACATGTTCTTCTGCCAGCGCCTCCTGGAGGAGACCGGAATCTGCGTGGTGCCCGGGAGCGGCTTTGGGCAACTGGAGGGCACCTATCACTTCCG GATGACCATTCTGCCCCCCATGGAGAAGCTTCGACTGCTGCTGGAGAAGCTGAGCCGTTTTCATGCCAAGTTCACCCGGGAGTACTCCTGA
- the Gpt gene encoding alanine aminotransferase 1 isoform X1: MALRVGDQSRAARNGLREKVLTLDSMNPCVRKVEYAVRGPIVLRALELEQELRQGVKKPFTEVIRANIGDAQAMGQRPITFFRQVLALCVHPDLLNSPDFPEDAKRRAQRILQACGGHSLGAYSISSGIQLIREDVARYIERRDGGIPADPNNIFLSTGASGAIVTVLKLLVAGEGRRRTGVLIPVPQYPLYSATLAELDAVQVDYYLDEERTWALDVAELRRRLSQARDHCCPRALCVINPGNPTGQVQTRECIEAVIRFAFEEGLFLLADEVYQDNVYAEGSQFYSFKKVLTEMGPPYSTQQELASFHSASKGYMGECGFRGGYVEVVNMDPEVQRQMLKLMSVRLCPPVPGQALLDMVVSPPAPSDPSFAQFQEERQMVLAELAAKAKLTEQVFNETPGIRCNPVQGAMYSFPRVQLPPRAVQLAQELGLAPDMFFCQRLLEETGICVVPGSGFGQLEGTYHFRMTILPPMEKLRLLLEKLSRFHAKFTREYS, encoded by the exons ATGGCCTTGAGAGTAGGTGACCAGAGCCGGGCTGCAAGGAATGGGCTGAGGGAGAAGGTGCTGACCCTGGACTCCATGAACCCATGTGTGCGTAAGGTGGAGTACGCCGTGCGTGGCCCCATAGTGCTGCGGGCCTTGGAGCTGGAGCAGGAGCTGCGCCAG GGTGTGAAGAAACCCTTCACTGAGGTCATCCGTGCCAACATTGGAGATGCACAGGCCATGGGGCAGAGGCCCATCACTTTCTTCCGCCAG GTCTTGGCCCTCTGTGTCCACCCAGATCTCCTGAACAGCCCTGACTTCCCTGAGGATGCCAAACGAAGGGCTCAGCGCATCTTGCAGGCGTGCGGGGGCCACAGCCTGG GGGCCTATAGCATCAGCTCTGGCATCCAGCTGATCCGTGAGGATGTTGCCCGGTACATCGAGAGGCGAGATGGAGGCATCCCTGCTGACCCCAACAACATCTTCCTGTCCACGGGTGCCAGTGGTGCCATCGTG ACGGTGCTGAAGCTGCTGGTGGCTGGGGAGGGCCGCCGGCGTACAGGCGTGCTCATCCCTGTCCCGCAGTACCCACTCTACTCGGCCACTCTGGCGGAACTGGACGCGGTGCAGGTGGACTACTACCTGGATGAGGAGCGCACTTGGGCACTCGATGTGGCTGAGCTGCGGCGCAGGCTGTCTCAAGCACGTGACCACTGCTGCCCACGAGCGCTCTGCGTGATCAACCCCGGCAACCCCACCG GGCAGGTGCAGACCCGGGAGTGCATCGAGGCCGTGATCCGCTTCGCGTTCGAAGAGGGACTCTTTCTGCTGGCTGATGAG GTGTACCAGGACAACGTGTACGCAGAGGGCTCGCAGTTCTACTCCTTCAAGAAGGTGCTCACCGAGATGGGCCCACCGTACTCTACGCAGCAGGAGCTTGCCTCCTTCCACTCAGCCTCCAAGGGCTACATGGGCGA GTGCGGGTTCCGCGGTGGCTACGTGGAGGTGGTGAACATGGACCCTGAAGTGCAGCGGCAGATGCTGAAGCTGATGAGTGTGCGGCTGTGCCCGCCTGTGCCGGGCCAGGCCCTGCTGGACATGGTGGTCAGCCCGCCAGCACCCTCTGACCCCTCCTTTGCGCAGTTCCAGGAG GAGAGGCAAATGGTGCTAGCTGAGCTGGCAGCCAAGGCCAAGCTCACGGAGCAGGTCTTCAATGAAACTCCTGGCATCAGATGCAACCCAGTGCAGGGTGCCATGTACTCCTTCCCTCGAGTGCAGCTGCCCCCCCGGGCGGTCCAGCTTGCTCAG GAGCTCGGCCTGGCCCCAGACATGTTCTTCTGCCAGCGCCTCCTGGAGGAGACCGGAATCTGCGTGGTGCCCGGGAGCGGCTTTGGGCAACTGGAGGGCACCTATCACTTCCG GATGACCATTCTGCCCCCCATGGAGAAGCTTCGACTGCTGCTGGAGAAGCTGAGCCGTTTTCATGCCAAGTTCACCCGGGAGTACTCCTGA
- the Gpt gene encoding alanine aminotransferase 1 isoform X2, which produces MALRVGDQSRAARNGLREKVLTLDSMNPCVRKVEYAVRGPIVLRALELEQELRQGVKKPFTEVIRANIGDAQAMGQRPITFFRQVLALCVHPDLLNSPDFPEDAKRRAQRILQACGGHSLGAYSISSGIQLIREDVARYIERRDGGIPADPNNIFLSTGASGAIVTVLKLLVAGEGRRRTGVLIPVPQYPLYSATLAELDAVQVDYYLDEERTWALDVAELRRRLSQARDHCCPRALCVINPGNPTGQVQTRECIEAVIRFAFEEGLFLLADEVYQDNVYAEGSQFYSFKKVLTEMGPPYSTQQELASFHSASKGYMGECGFRGGYVEVVNMDPEVQRQMLKLMSVRLCPPVPGQALLDMVVSPPAPSDPSFAQFQEELGLAPDMFFCQRLLEETGICVVPGSGFGQLEGTYHFRMTILPPMEKLRLLLEKLSRFHAKFTREYS; this is translated from the exons ATGGCCTTGAGAGTAGGTGACCAGAGCCGGGCTGCAAGGAATGGGCTGAGGGAGAAGGTGCTGACCCTGGACTCCATGAACCCATGTGTGCGTAAGGTGGAGTACGCCGTGCGTGGCCCCATAGTGCTGCGGGCCTTGGAGCTGGAGCAGGAGCTGCGCCAG GGTGTGAAGAAACCCTTCACTGAGGTCATCCGTGCCAACATTGGAGATGCACAGGCCATGGGGCAGAGGCCCATCACTTTCTTCCGCCAG GTCTTGGCCCTCTGTGTCCACCCAGATCTCCTGAACAGCCCTGACTTCCCTGAGGATGCCAAACGAAGGGCTCAGCGCATCTTGCAGGCGTGCGGGGGCCACAGCCTGG GGGCCTATAGCATCAGCTCTGGCATCCAGCTGATCCGTGAGGATGTTGCCCGGTACATCGAGAGGCGAGATGGAGGCATCCCTGCTGACCCCAACAACATCTTCCTGTCCACGGGTGCCAGTGGTGCCATCGTG ACGGTGCTGAAGCTGCTGGTGGCTGGGGAGGGCCGCCGGCGTACAGGCGTGCTCATCCCTGTCCCGCAGTACCCACTCTACTCGGCCACTCTGGCGGAACTGGACGCGGTGCAGGTGGACTACTACCTGGATGAGGAGCGCACTTGGGCACTCGATGTGGCTGAGCTGCGGCGCAGGCTGTCTCAAGCACGTGACCACTGCTGCCCACGAGCGCTCTGCGTGATCAACCCCGGCAACCCCACCG GGCAGGTGCAGACCCGGGAGTGCATCGAGGCCGTGATCCGCTTCGCGTTCGAAGAGGGACTCTTTCTGCTGGCTGATGAG GTGTACCAGGACAACGTGTACGCAGAGGGCTCGCAGTTCTACTCCTTCAAGAAGGTGCTCACCGAGATGGGCCCACCGTACTCTACGCAGCAGGAGCTTGCCTCCTTCCACTCAGCCTCCAAGGGCTACATGGGCGA GTGCGGGTTCCGCGGTGGCTACGTGGAGGTGGTGAACATGGACCCTGAAGTGCAGCGGCAGATGCTGAAGCTGATGAGTGTGCGGCTGTGCCCGCCTGTGCCGGGCCAGGCCCTGCTGGACATGGTGGTCAGCCCGCCAGCACCCTCTGACCCCTCCTTTGCGCAGTTCCAGGAG GAGCTCGGCCTGGCCCCAGACATGTTCTTCTGCCAGCGCCTCCTGGAGGAGACCGGAATCTGCGTGGTGCCCGGGAGCGGCTTTGGGCAACTGGAGGGCACCTATCACTTCCG GATGACCATTCTGCCCCCCATGGAGAAGCTTCGACTGCTGCTGGAGAAGCTGAGCCGTTTTCATGCCAAGTTCACCCGGGAGTACTCCTGA